The Aphis gossypii isolate Hap1 chromosome 3, ASM2018417v2, whole genome shotgun sequence genome includes a region encoding these proteins:
- the LOC114125437 gene encoding pro-resilin-like, with amino-acid sequence MYIEWLRNSSWYVVKCVLLLQLIYKTTGAGCSVDHGSGMNYPTTTASGTWTTRGGISSYGWDSRQPIDPCSRCTNVPPPLPGSQYTTQSHDNGMYSVNDRISVSGYMSDNRVSVSGYMTDNRGTAGMHGSDNRYSGYGSDNRGNGYGNDNRGHTNNRPNGFSSIGHVTGNGYMPSSNYAGNSHVTDNHVQIYNTHNVDNQMKNPNYRGNGYDNLSPEWERRHNNKKVSVISGSGGYGSDIGSGGGGSYGGVIGVGGGYGEGTSGGDSYGHGSGSAGNGGNGYYQGMSYPVPNIPDRHGTHMQSNYHRPSNDRWNIKGAYPVKVESGYWQSQPPKDIGWDEASKKVGVIAGWIGGPKKYESSKPSTAYGSHQLNDKDDNDYYNKGTGYENNWDRKKPYMGWGGSGSYEVVKMNNGYKYIDRNSNSEYGSSYGNGYGYGGQSYNNKPSQDYGLKPMNVDHGRPYDYGTLHGHDKPKNDYGKPTHNYGTTNSQDYGTPTTHDYGSSPHINLQSTPRPIGFEVTTLRPPAWDSQKPGYPVIASRPTQHWGENSFGEQLSSVVSGSMGYDRPGGNSLARPVDYGSSRPDSYGAQRPVDYGSSRPDSYGTQRPVDYGSSRPDGYGTQRPVDYGSSRPDSYGAQRPVDYGSSRPDSYGTQRPENYGSSRPGGYGSSRPDGYGSSRPGSVGETSDYGSFRPYAGSMNNMVSDYGSQKQEFDKFSGYADNDDGRPQMNNRPGYNNERPFMNGNEVYGSQQQTGSGYGKGYASNWDYYSNSMRGQSSNGWNDQQREYLQRRPDGDVLQSGSSFRPSESTPLHYNGHSGIGASTDNGFLYRSPSTIIGSSTTPMPTTNNS; translated from the exons ATGTACATCGAGTGGCTGCGAAAT AGTTCGTGGTATGTGGTCAAGTGTGTATTGTTGCTGCAACTTATATACAAAACGACTGGGGCAGGATGTTCGGTGGATCATGGCAGTGGGATGAATTATCCAACTACCACTGCCAGCGGAACATGGACAACCCGTGGTGGGATATCTTCTTATGGCTGGGACAGCCGACAACCTATAGATCCGTGTAGTCGTTGTACAAATGTCCCTCCACCATTGCCCGGATCTCAGTACACTACACAATCACACGATAATGGAATGTACAGTGTAAACGACCGTATTAGTGTCAGCGGTTACATGTCAGACAATCGGGTTTCTGTGAGCGGTTACATGACGGATAATCGGGGTACTGCGGGTATGCATGGTTCGGATAATAGGTACTCCGGTTATGGTTCCGATAACCGAGGTAATGGTTATGGCAATGACAACCGTGGTCACACTAACAATCGGCCCAATGGTTTTAGCTCGATCGGTCATGTTACTGGCAACGGTTATATGCCAAGTTCAAATTACGCTGGTAATAGTCACGTTACTGATAATCACGTTCAAATTTACAATACTCATAACGTAGACAATCAAATGAAAAATCCTAATTACCGAGGTAATGGTTACGACAATTTAAGTCCCGAATGGGAACGAAgacataacaacaaaaaagtcAGCGTTATTAGTGGCAGTGGTGGTTATGGAAGTGATATTGGCAGTGGTGGCGGTGGCAGCTATGGAGGTGTTATAGGAGTGGGCGGTGGCTATGGAGAGGGTACCAGTGGAGGCGATAGCTATGGACATGGTTCTGGTAGTGCAGGAAATGGTGGTAATGGATATTATCAAGGAATGTCATATCCTGTTCCCAATATTCCTGACAGACATGGAACACACATGCAGAGCAATTATCACAGACCGTCCAACGATCGGTGGAATATCAAAGGAGCATATCCAGTGAAAGTAGAATCAGGATATTGGCAAAGTCAACCACCTAAAGACATCGGCTGGGACGAGGCCAGCAAGAAAGTGGGAGTGATAGCCGGATGGATTGGTGGACCTAAAAAATATGAGTCAAGCAAACCTTCAACGGCATACGGTTCGCATCAGTTGAATGACAAAGATGACAACGATTACTACAACAAGGGAACCGGTTACGAAAATAATTGGGACCGAAAGAAACCTTATATGGGTTGGGGAGGTTCTGGGTCGTACGAGGTCGTCAAAATGAACAATGGTTACAAATACATTGATAGAAATAGCAACAGCGAGTATGGTTCTTCTTACGGAAATGGTTATGGTTACGGAGGACAGAGTTACAATAACAAACCAAGTCAAGATTACGGATTGAAACCGATGAATGTCGATCATGGCAGACCTTACGACTATGGAACATTGCACGGTCATGATAAACCAAAAAATGATTACGGTAAACCCACACATAACTACGGTACTACCAATTCGCAAGACTACGGTACTCCAACCACTCACGATTACGGTTCTAGTccacatattaatttacagaGTACACCACGTCCAATTGGGTTCGAAGTTACGACCCTGAGACCTCCAGCATGGGATTCTCAGAAACCTGGATATCCTGTGATAGCCTCTAGGCCCACTCAACATTGGGGTGAAAATTCGTTTGGTGAACAATTAAGCAGTGTAGTTAGTGGTTCGATGGGTTATGACAGACCCGGTGGAAACAGTCTTGCAAGACCAGTTGATTATGGTTCTTCGAGACCAGATAGTTACGGAGCTCAGAGGCCGGTCGATTATGGTTCTTCGAGACCAGACAGTTACGGAACTCAGAGACCGGTTGATTATGGTTCTTCAAGACCAGACGGTTACGGAACTCAGAGACCGGTTGATTATGGTTCTTCGAGACCAGATAGTTACGGAGCTCAGAGGCCGGTCGATTATGGTTCGTCGAGACCAGATAGCTATGGAACTCAGAGACCGGAAAATTATGGATCTTCTCGTCCGGGTGGATATGGAAGTTCTCGTCCAGATGGGTATGGATCATCTAGACCAGGTAGTGTAGGAGAAACATCAGACTATGGATCCTTCAGACCGTACGCGGGATCCATGAACAATATGGTATCAGATTACGGTTCCCAAAAACAGGAGTTTGATAAATTCAGCGGTTATGCAGATAACGACGATGGTAGACCGCAAATGAATAACAGACCGGGATACAACAATGAAAGGCCTTTCATGAATGGAAACGAAGTTTATGGTTCACAACAGCAGACGGGTTCAGGATATGGAAAAGGATACGCATCGAATTGGGACTATTATTCTAATTCCATgag GGGACAGTCCAGCAACGGATGGAACGACCAGCAGCGAGAATACTTACAGAGGAGACCGGATGGCGATGTTTTGCAGTCCGGTTCGAGCTTCAGGCCCTCCGAGTCCACTCCTCTACATTACAACGGGCACAGTGGGATCGGTGCATCGACCGACAACGGTTTCCTGTACAGAAGTCCGTCGACAATTATCGGCTCGTCTACAACTCCTATGCCGACtactaataattcataa